In Paractinoplanes brasiliensis, the following proteins share a genomic window:
- a CDS encoding TrmH family RNA methyltransferase translates to MIAAEDESAEVGVGPWTGDPPDDPRYDPELLAGGDRRNVVDRYRYWSREAVVADLDTRRHDFHVAVENWQHDFNIGTVVRNANAFLAAEVHIVGLRRWNRRGAMVTDRYQHVRHHPTIEEFVAWAATLDLPVIGIDNLPGSRPIETTTLPRRCVLLFGQEGPGLSAAAREACAELFSIAQYGSTRSINAGVASGIAMHAWIRAHAGPPPG, encoded by the coding sequence ATGATTGCCGCTGAGGACGAGTCCGCCGAGGTCGGTGTCGGGCCGTGGACCGGTGACCCGCCCGACGACCCGCGCTACGACCCTGAGCTGCTGGCCGGCGGGGATCGCCGCAACGTCGTCGATCGCTACCGTTACTGGAGCCGCGAGGCGGTCGTGGCCGACCTGGACACCCGCCGCCACGACTTCCACGTCGCCGTCGAGAACTGGCAGCACGATTTCAACATCGGCACCGTCGTACGCAATGCCAACGCCTTCCTGGCTGCCGAGGTGCACATCGTGGGCCTGCGGAGGTGGAACCGGCGCGGCGCCATGGTCACCGACCGTTATCAACACGTGCGGCATCACCCCACGATCGAGGAGTTCGTCGCCTGGGCCGCCACGCTCGATCTGCCGGTCATCGGGATCGACAACCTGCCCGGCTCGCGCCCGATCGAGACGACCACGCTGCCGAGGCGGTGTGTGCTGCTGTTCGGGCAGGAAGGTCCCGGGTTGTCCGCGGCCGCCCGGGAGGCCTGTGCCGAGCTGTTCTCGATCGCGCAGTACGGGTCGACCCGCTCGATCAACGCCGGGGTGGCCAGCGGCATCGCGATGCATGCCTGGATCCGCGCGCACGCGGGACCCCCGCCCGGGTGA
- a CDS encoding DUF6758 family protein: MSCPRCGAQVREPDLMHSEWRCDSCGDVPPFHVAEHINADIVDSMVRRQASIAGSAPFWCPWPLPAGWMVTGAGWAGDDRRGVRATALACSGPEPLGGGPADVVLIAEQPGVGLGTRFAGIPGIDPGHLIAEALNEVGHPGPHAKIKAAGHPTPLWCVKSPEDRSAYVSEAKGMWLYAIAWPASAGYFLAEHVVLHDLSEGLPSELVYGAPSPYLQGKA; encoded by the coding sequence GTGAGTTGCCCCAGATGCGGTGCGCAGGTGCGGGAGCCCGACCTGATGCACAGCGAATGGCGCTGTGACAGCTGCGGCGACGTGCCGCCGTTCCACGTCGCGGAGCACATCAACGCCGACATCGTCGACAGTATGGTGCGCCGTCAGGCGTCCATCGCTGGGAGCGCGCCGTTCTGGTGCCCGTGGCCGCTGCCCGCGGGTTGGATGGTCACCGGCGCCGGCTGGGCCGGTGACGACCGCCGGGGCGTACGCGCGACCGCGCTCGCCTGCAGTGGCCCCGAGCCGTTGGGCGGCGGGCCCGCGGACGTCGTGCTGATCGCCGAGCAGCCCGGCGTCGGCCTCGGCACCAGGTTCGCCGGGATCCCCGGCATCGACCCCGGCCACCTCATCGCCGAGGCGCTCAACGAGGTGGGCCATCCCGGTCCACACGCCAAGATCAAGGCCGCGGGCCACCCCACTCCACTGTGGTGCGTCAAGTCCCCCGAGGACAGAAGCGCATACGTGAGTGAGGCGAAAGGAATGTGGCTCTATGCGATAGCCTGGCCCGCAAGCGCGGGCTACTTCCTCGCGGAGCATGTCGTCCTGCACGACCTCTCCGAGGGGCTGCCGTCCGAGCTCGTGTACGGAGCGCCGTCGCCGTACCTGCAGGGCAAGGCCTAG